One stretch of Hemitrygon akajei chromosome 18, sHemAka1.3, whole genome shotgun sequence DNA includes these proteins:
- the LOC140741408 gene encoding uncharacterized protein, producing the protein MRTILLNGMSVGHGQAVCPGRVSESRVDSFGQSGQWVCREIDPGCRTQEGSHAGVSRSQTVLGKPPLHDGVRRASSARAAAARDRGRPCEQGWGGDTPPPGAPATGAEGEPRSPSLDETIENLNNLILELDPTFQPVGSCPKPSYLSRGSQRRQDAAEDDRVLDAYGPGILLYDEWDSRGADHGGASLDRKREAGWPELELHSTAPFYRTPECGRLQVGQTDSTSLAYGPSSSSAPLFRAVSPDSWIVDSSSAVAVPISQQSQGAPWLALDSSSSRQIYQPIAAPYSSSYSGSPPHQHGNLALTTEAPVSYLSTSAGSDNQLNSYQGHRRRLGDSASSLLSTSSGGWDTWEVLTRC; encoded by the exons ATGAGGACCATTTTACTGAACGGCATGTCCGTCGGTCACGGTCAGGCCGTGTGCCCGGGGCGCGTGTCGGAGAGCCGGGTGGACTCCTTCGGCCAGTCCGGCCAGTGGGTCTGCCGGGAGATCGACCCCGGCTGCCGGACCCAGGAGGGGTCTCACGCCGGAGTCAGCAGGTCGCAGACCGTCCTGGGGAAGCCGCCCCTCCACGACGGGGTCCGGCGGGCCAGCAGCGCCCGGGCAGCGGCCGCCCGGGACAGGGGGAGACCCTGCGAGCAAGGCTGGGGCGGCGACACCCCGCCCCCGGGGGCGCCCGCGACCGGCGCCGAAGGCGAGCCCCGGTCTCCCAGCCTGGACGAGACGATCGAGAACCTCAACAACCTGATCCTGGAACTGGACCCCACCTTCCAGCCCGTCGGTAGCTGCCCCAAGCCCAGCTACCTGTCGAGGGGCAGCCAGCGGCGGCAGGACGCAGCCGAGGACGATCGGGTGCTGGACGCGTACGGCCCAG GGATCCTCCTCTACGACGAGTGGGACTCGAGGGGCGCGGACCACGGAGGCGCCTCGCTGGACCGCAAGCGGGAGGCGGGCTGGCCGGAGCTGGAACTCCACAGCACCGCCCCCTTCTACAGGACG CCCGAGTGCGGCAGGCTCCAGGTCGGGCAGACGGACTCCACTTCCCTGGCGTACGGTCCCTCCAGCTCCTCCGCTCCGCTGTTCAGAGCCGTGTCTCCCG ACTCGTGGATCGTAGATTCGTCGTCAGCGGTGGCAGTGCCAATTTCCCAGCAGTCGCAGGGGGCCCCGTGGTTGGCCCTGGACTCCAGCTCATCCCGGCAGATCTACCAGCCCATTGCAGCTCCATACTCCAGCAGCTACAGCGGGTCCCCGCCTCACCAGCACGGCAACCTGGCCCTGACGACGGAAGCCCCTGTGTCCTACCTGTCGACATCCGCGGGCTCCGACAATCAACTTAACTCCTATCAGGGCCATCGACGCAGGCTGGGCGACAGCGCCAGCTCTTTGCTCTCCACCTCTTCCGGGGGATGGGACACCTGGGAAG TTCTCACTCGCTGCTGA